A single region of the Elizabethkingia sp. JS20170427COW genome encodes:
- the ruvB gene encoding Holliday junction branch migration DNA helicase RuvB: MTQFLHPDKDNFADDELQHEEHIRPQSFKDFAGQRQTLENLEIFVEAAKSRNTSLDHVLLHGPPGLGKTTLAHIIANELGVNCKLTSGPVLDKPANLAGLLTNLEENDVLFIDEIHRLSPVVEEYLYSAMEDFKIDIMLETGPNARSVQIGLNPFTLVGATTRSGMLTKPLLARFGIQSRLEYYNIELLSTIIQRSARVMGVIIYEDAAIEIARRSRGTPRIANALLRRVRDFAEVKGNGEIELGITQYALNALKVDEYGLDEMDNKILMTMIHNFKSRPVGIGALATSIGENPETLEEVYEPYLIQEGFIIRTPRGREVTEKAYQHLGISRAKKSNELF, from the coding sequence ATGACCCAATTCTTACATCCAGATAAAGACAACTTTGCGGATGATGAACTTCAGCATGAAGAACACATCAGGCCCCAGAGCTTTAAAGATTTTGCTGGACAAAGGCAAACATTAGAAAATCTTGAGATTTTTGTTGAAGCCGCTAAATCTAGAAATACCTCCCTAGATCATGTTCTTTTACATGGTCCTCCAGGGCTTGGAAAAACAACTCTTGCCCATATTATCGCAAACGAGTTGGGAGTAAACTGTAAGCTAACTTCCGGCCCTGTACTAGACAAACCTGCTAACCTTGCAGGACTGCTCACCAACCTAGAGGAAAACGATGTATTGTTTATCGACGAGATTCATCGTCTATCTCCTGTTGTGGAAGAATATCTTTATTCTGCAATGGAGGATTTTAAAATCGATATCATGCTAGAAACAGGCCCTAATGCCAGATCTGTACAAATAGGCCTAAACCCTTTTACTTTAGTTGGAGCTACCACCAGATCAGGAATGTTGACCAAACCTCTATTGGCGAGATTTGGAATACAATCTAGACTAGAATACTACAATATAGAACTTCTCTCTACCATTATACAAAGAAGTGCGAGAGTAATGGGAGTTATTATTTACGAAGATGCTGCCATAGAAATTGCAAGGAGAAGTAGAGGAACTCCTAGGATTGCCAATGCCTTACTAAGAAGGGTTCGAGATTTTGCAGAAGTAAAAGGAAATGGAGAAATTGAACTTGGAATCACCCAATATGCCCTGAATGCGCTAAAGGTAGATGAGTACGGCCTAGATGAAATGGACAACAAAATCCTTATGACCATGATTCATAACTTTAAATCTCGTCCTGTTGGTATTGGAGCTTTAGCTACTTCTATAGGCGAAAATCCTGAAACTCTAGAAGAGGTATATGAACCCTATCTGATACAAGAAGGTTTTATTATCAGAACCCCTAGAGGAAGAGAGGTTACCGAAAAAGCTTATCAGCATTTGGGGATTTCTAGAGCTAAGAAATCCAATGAACTATTCTGA
- the hutI gene encoding imidazolonepropionase, with protein MKIIGPFKQVVTLANIPLRGAVSDESLEIIEEAGILIEQGKVQIVDNFLTLTSRFPKVEVQKIEGEKVAFPAWVDCHTHICFAGNRANDFAMRNSGKTYLEIATSGGGIWSSVKHTRQATEDELIKNLLTRVDFLVKQGITTIEVKSGYGLKLDAELKMLRAINHVQELVKPQIVPTCLAAHTLPKDFDGDSREYLDYVLHYILPVVQEEDLSNRVDIFIEQSAFQPEESRWFLEEAKKFGFDITVHADQFTPGSSRIAVEVGAKSADHLEATSEEDIQYLAKSDTVAVALPGASIGLGDSFAPARKLLDAGAILAIATDWNPGSAPMGNLITQASILASFQKLSTAEVLSAITFRAAHALGIQDKGRLSKDYWADMVCYDTDNFQDVIYRQGGLQASEVYIKGEKY; from the coding sequence ATGAAAATAATAGGACCTTTTAAGCAAGTAGTTACCCTAGCGAACATCCCTTTACGAGGAGCTGTATCTGATGAATCGTTGGAAATCATAGAAGAAGCAGGAATTTTGATAGAGCAAGGGAAAGTCCAAATTGTGGATAACTTTTTAACGCTTACCTCTCGTTTCCCGAAGGTAGAAGTCCAGAAAATAGAAGGGGAAAAAGTGGCCTTTCCCGCATGGGTAGATTGCCATACTCATATTTGTTTTGCAGGAAATAGGGCAAACGATTTTGCCATGCGCAATTCAGGAAAAACTTATCTAGAGATTGCAACCTCTGGAGGTGGGATTTGGAGTTCTGTAAAACATACCCGACAAGCAACCGAAGACGAGTTGATTAAAAACCTGCTTACAAGAGTTGATTTTTTGGTAAAGCAAGGGATTACTACTATAGAGGTGAAAAGTGGCTATGGCCTTAAGTTGGATGCTGAACTTAAAATGTTAAGAGCGATTAATCATGTGCAAGAACTCGTGAAGCCACAAATAGTACCCACTTGTTTAGCAGCACATACTTTGCCTAAAGATTTTGATGGAGATTCTAGAGAATATTTGGACTATGTTTTACATTATATTCTCCCTGTGGTGCAAGAGGAAGATTTGTCCAATAGAGTAGATATTTTTATTGAACAATCAGCCTTTCAACCAGAAGAAAGCCGTTGGTTTTTAGAGGAAGCTAAAAAATTTGGTTTTGATATTACAGTACATGCGGACCAATTTACACCAGGAAGTTCTCGTATTGCTGTAGAGGTGGGAGCAAAATCTGCAGATCATTTAGAGGCTACTAGCGAGGAAGATATCCAATATTTGGCAAAATCGGACACTGTAGCGGTGGCTCTGCCAGGTGCTAGCATAGGCCTAGGAGATTCTTTTGCACCAGCTAGGAAGTTGTTGGATGCAGGAGCGATATTAGCGATTGCAACCGACTGGAATCCAGGTTCTGCACCTATGGGGAATCTCATCACTCAGGCTTCTATATTAGCAAGCTTCCAAAAGTTATCCACAGCAGAAGTTTTGTCTGCAATAACGTTTAGGGCGGCACATGCTTTAGGCATTCAGGATAAAGGAAGGCTAAGCAAAGACTATTGGGCAGATATGGTTTGTTATGATACCGATAACTTTCAGGATGTTATTTATCGACAAGGAGGTTTACAAGCTTCAGAAGTATATATAAAAGGAGAAAAATATTAA
- the hutG gene encoding formimidoylglutamase — translation MEWSGRNDGSDELNLRLFQKVKLSQNYQDLQKGNFVLHGFAVDEGVRRNKGRIGAAQAPDLIRKGMANFPIHTAFEIYDFGNISCEDKDLETSQEHLAISVAKGFAQGAKSIVLGGGHELTFAHFSGIRKAFPGKRIGIVNFDAHFDNRIPEDKQASSGTGFWQIAHTDALQSLHIGIQRNSNTSKLFHIAHQLGMQYILADELFYENLSALFRRIDTFLEEIEVLYITICMDVFNASIAPGVSAPAYNGIFADPCFLALYRYLLAQEKLQALDVAEVNPEYDIQDRTARLAAALVNEWLMIK, via the coding sequence ATGGAATGGTCTGGTAGAAACGATGGTAGTGATGAATTAAATCTGAGGCTTTTTCAAAAAGTGAAACTTTCTCAGAATTATCAGGATTTACAAAAAGGAAATTTTGTTCTTCATGGTTTTGCTGTTGATGAAGGGGTGAGGAGAAATAAAGGTAGGATTGGAGCTGCTCAAGCACCAGACCTTATCAGAAAGGGAATGGCGAATTTCCCTATTCATACTGCATTCGAAATTTATGATTTTGGAAATATTTCATGCGAGGATAAAGATTTGGAGACCTCTCAAGAACATTTGGCAATTTCTGTAGCAAAAGGCTTTGCACAGGGTGCAAAGAGTATTGTTTTAGGAGGTGGCCACGAGCTTACCTTTGCTCATTTTTCAGGAATAAGAAAGGCTTTTCCAGGAAAGAGGATAGGTATTGTGAATTTTGATGCACACTTCGATAATAGAATTCCCGAAGATAAGCAAGCTTCCTCTGGGACAGGTTTCTGGCAAATAGCACATACCGATGCTCTCCAATCCTTGCATATAGGAATCCAAAGGAATAGTAACACTTCAAAGTTATTTCATATAGCTCATCAACTGGGGATGCAGTATATACTAGCTGATGAATTATTTTATGAGAATTTGTCTGCCTTATTTCGCAGAATAGATACATTCCTAGAAGAAATTGAAGTTTTGTATATTACTATTTGTATGGATGTTTTTAATGCATCTATTGCTCCAGGGGTAAGTGCCCCAGCGTATAATGGTATTTTTGCAGATCCTTGTTTTTTAGCTTTATATAGATACCTATTAGCTCAGGAAAAATTGCAAGCTTTGGATGTTGCAGAAGTAAATCCAGAATATGATATCCAAGATAGAACAGCAAGGCTGGCTGCAGCTTTGGTGAATGAATGGTTAATGATTAAATAA
- a CDS encoding aldehyde dehydrogenase family protein, protein MLSVNQIETKINKANLSFIEWKKNPFTQRQKLFSKLASLMESKTEKLASIITTEMNKPISQSIAEIEKCILMIKYYAEGEDVLKVEKVSTSFGVSEIHHSPMGIILGVMPWNYPFWQALRFAVPTILAGNTVVLKHASICFGTGNAIEKLFEESGFPKGVFQNLEVGHAAVEGILENPLVKGVSLTGSEPAGASVASIAGKNIKKSVLELGGSDAFIVLEDADFDKAAHVGALARLQNCGQTCIAAKRFIIHHKAESSFLPKFIEEYKQYTSGNAMHKDTKLSGMARKDLADDLVKQYQLALDYGAEVLLPLERIDDIRFVPGLIKVSIGNPILDEELFGPLGMVMIGKNDKECLSLANATRYGLGNSVWTRDREKAFYFAENLESGAVAINEMTKSMPELPFGGAKHSGYGTELSMFAVKEFTIPKSIVGTL, encoded by the coding sequence ATGCTAAGCGTAAATCAAATAGAAACAAAAATTAATAAAGCGAATTTGAGCTTTATTGAATGGAAAAAAAATCCATTTACCCAACGACAAAAGTTATTTTCAAAATTAGCCAGCCTTATGGAATCTAAGACGGAGAAGCTGGCGAGTATCATCACTACGGAAATGAACAAGCCCATCTCTCAATCTATTGCGGAAATTGAGAAGTGTATATTGATGATAAAGTACTACGCCGAAGGAGAAGATGTATTGAAAGTAGAGAAAGTATCAACAAGTTTTGGGGTGAGCGAGATTCATCATAGCCCGATGGGGATTATTTTAGGAGTAATGCCTTGGAATTATCCATTCTGGCAAGCATTGAGATTTGCAGTGCCTACTATTTTAGCAGGAAACACAGTGGTTTTAAAGCATGCTTCTATTTGCTTTGGGACAGGAAATGCTATTGAAAAATTGTTTGAAGAATCAGGATTCCCTAAAGGTGTTTTTCAGAATTTGGAAGTAGGTCATGCAGCGGTGGAAGGTATTTTAGAAAATCCTTTAGTAAAAGGGGTTAGTTTAACAGGAAGCGAGCCCGCAGGGGCAAGTGTAGCTTCTATTGCTGGGAAAAATATCAAAAAATCGGTTTTAGAATTAGGAGGAAGCGATGCTTTTATCGTTCTAGAAGATGCGGATTTTGATAAAGCGGCTCACGTGGGGGCTTTAGCAAGATTACAAAACTGTGGACAAACTTGTATTGCCGCGAAGCGTTTTATTATACATCATAAAGCTGAATCTTCTTTCTTACCCAAATTTATAGAAGAGTATAAACAATATACATCGGGAAATGCCATGCATAAGGATACTAAACTCTCAGGGATGGCAAGGAAAGATTTGGCAGATGATTTGGTAAAACAATACCAATTAGCATTGGATTACGGTGCTGAAGTTCTTCTTCCCTTAGAGAGGATAGATGATATCCGATTTGTACCAGGTTTGATAAAAGTGAGCATAGGAAATCCTATTTTAGACGAAGAGCTTTTCGGGCCTTTAGGAATGGTGATGATTGGTAAAAATGATAAGGAATGCCTTAGTCTTGCTAATGCTACGCGATATGGTTTGGGAAATTCAGTTTGGACCCGCGACCGAGAAAAGGCATTTTATTTTGCAGAAAATTTAGAATCTGGAGCGGTAGCCATTAATGAAATGACCAAGTCTATGCCAGAACTTCCTTTTGGTGGAGCTAAACATTCAGGATATGGAACGGAATTATCAATGTTTGCCGTAAAAGAATTTACCATCCCTAAAAGTATAGTAGGAACCTTATAA
- a CDS encoding IS5 family transposase, giving the protein MLGKNPKKQPELFRPMLVDFIDDKHELVLLSEKIDWNYFEQEFASLYSHKGNPSHPIRFMVGCLLLKHLYNLGDETLEKAWIMNPYMQYFCGRVFFEHKFPCDPSNFVHFRKRIGEAGIEKIFAYSVRMHDAKTSTSNFVLSDTTVQENNTTFPTDAKLCKKVIDYCNKIAENEGIKQRQRYTKVSKQMVRNTYNGKHPKRSKMARKSQRQLKTIALRLIRELERNFNEEQKEIYKESLALYTKVVTQNRSDKDKIYSIHKPFTRCIAKGKAHKQYEFGNKVGLITTANKGKKIILGIKAFLQTPYDGHTIEPLLEQMENNGQKLPKELVYDRGGRGKSEIKGVKISIPSNPKKTDTAYRKQAKRKKFRTRAAIEPIIGHLKTDFRLAQNYFLGETGPQINAMLSATAWNLKKMMEILKEKIIFQFYKIINLLFSRFIFQNKLEARFC; this is encoded by the coding sequence ATGTTGGGAAAAAATCCAAAAAAACAACCTGAATTATTCCGCCCGATGTTGGTTGATTTTATAGATGATAAACACGAACTCGTTTTACTTTCAGAAAAAATAGATTGGAACTATTTTGAACAAGAGTTTGCATCATTGTATTCTCACAAAGGCAATCCGAGTCATCCAATTCGTTTTATGGTAGGCTGTTTGCTTTTAAAGCACCTGTACAATTTAGGAGATGAGACTTTAGAAAAAGCATGGATTATGAATCCCTACATGCAATACTTTTGTGGTAGAGTTTTCTTTGAACATAAATTCCCTTGTGATCCGAGTAATTTCGTTCATTTCCGAAAAAGGATAGGTGAAGCCGGAATTGAAAAAATCTTTGCCTACAGCGTAAGAATGCACGATGCAAAAACAAGCACTTCTAATTTTGTTTTATCCGACACCACAGTTCAGGAAAATAACACAACATTTCCTACCGATGCAAAATTGTGCAAAAAAGTGATTGATTACTGTAATAAAATCGCCGAAAACGAAGGCATCAAACAAAGACAACGTTACACCAAGGTCAGCAAACAAATGGTTCGCAACACTTACAACGGCAAGCACCCTAAACGGTCAAAAATGGCAAGAAAATCTCAGCGACAACTTAAAACTATCGCCTTGAGGTTAATCCGTGAACTTGAACGCAATTTTAATGAAGAGCAAAAAGAGATTTACAAAGAATCATTAGCACTTTACACCAAAGTCGTTACCCAAAACCGAAGCGATAAAGATAAAATCTACAGCATCCACAAACCATTCACTCGATGTATAGCCAAGGGGAAAGCACATAAACAATACGAGTTTGGGAATAAAGTAGGTCTGATAACCACTGCTAACAAAGGAAAGAAAATCATTCTCGGGATTAAAGCATTTTTACAAACTCCATACGACGGTCACACCATAGAACCACTCTTGGAACAGATGGAAAACAATGGTCAGAAACTTCCCAAAGAGCTTGTTTACGATCGGGGAGGAAGAGGAAAATCGGAAATCAAAGGCGTAAAAATCTCCATTCCAAGCAATCCAAAAAAAACAGATACAGCTTACAGGAAACAAGCAAAGCGTAAGAAATTCAGAACCAGAGCAGCGATAGAACCTATCATCGGACATTTAAAAACCGATTTTAGGCTGGCTCAAAATTACTTTTTGGGAGAAACTGGTCCACAAATTAATGCGATGTTATCAGCAACTGCTTGGAATCTCAAGAAAATGATGGAAATACTGAAAGAGAAAATTATTTTTCAATTTTATAAAATTATAAATCTTCTATTTTCAAGATTTATTTTTCAAAATAAATTGGAAGCAAGGTTTTGTTAA
- a CDS encoding T9SS type A sorting domain-containing protein gives MKIKGEDKIIVSYYELPFMDNETFERTPNNHLIVDIYNPNLSLDKSVSLDISSAFPDEPYTVPMAKFGTFHFGHQYDISDTIFNNDPQLEFFYSLEYYDMLQDKTWTYHYVGDENGNRIKSYEKSVLSSQPLNSINGSDNQVAFVVGSEEENGIEMFNIESWTPGFYFPASYNGDALSDALNRIPHGNSYSYLIGLATGITEEETSYGLIHQYSPNGELEKAIKLNISKEPYMFYPLLNSEYLNPKLINNDDDIEFSYIHKHKGMKGNTLYNQYSIAKASQNPIFELSGYGKEGDISGSGFIFDANWKPIKLGIVHEVMNGSMVTKFFNLPLNNGQLSVQEVQKDQLNFYYNHSQQTIGWKDRALQYEIYDMSGRIVKSRVHTSEVSISVLSKGVYIIKIRTDKGQYSHKFIVR, from the coding sequence ATGAAAATAAAAGGTGAAGATAAAATTATTGTTTCCTATTACGAACTTCCTTTTATGGATAACGAAACCTTTGAAAGAACACCTAACAACCACCTCATTGTTGATATTTACAATCCTAACCTTAGCCTTGATAAAAGCGTTTCTTTGGATATTAGTAGTGCCTTCCCAGATGAGCCCTACACCGTACCTATGGCTAAGTTTGGAACTTTCCATTTTGGACATCAATACGATATAAGCGATACTATTTTCAACAATGATCCTCAACTAGAATTCTTTTATAGCCTAGAATACTATGATATGCTACAAGATAAGACTTGGACTTACCATTATGTAGGCGATGAAAATGGAAATAGAATAAAATCTTATGAAAAGAGTGTTCTTAGCAGTCAACCATTAAATTCCATCAACGGTTCTGACAACCAAGTTGCTTTTGTGGTTGGAAGTGAAGAAGAAAATGGAATAGAAATGTTTAATATCGAATCCTGGACTCCTGGCTTCTACTTCCCTGCTTCTTATAACGGAGATGCTTTATCAGATGCGCTCAACAGAATTCCTCATGGCAATAGCTATAGTTATCTTATAGGTTTAGCTACTGGGATTACAGAAGAAGAAACCAGCTATGGTTTAATACACCAATATTCACCAAATGGAGAATTAGAAAAAGCTATTAAACTCAATATTAGTAAAGAGCCTTACATGTTCTACCCTCTTCTCAATTCAGAATACCTCAACCCGAAATTAATCAACAATGATGATGATATAGAGTTTTCATATATCCACAAACATAAAGGGATGAAGGGAAATACTCTTTACAACCAATATTCTATTGCAAAAGCTTCTCAAAATCCTATCTTCGAGCTAAGTGGATATGGTAAAGAAGGTGATATTTCTGGAAGTGGATTTATCTTCGATGCTAATTGGAAACCTATCAAGTTAGGAATTGTACACGAGGTAATGAACGGAAGTATGGTCACCAAATTCTTTAACCTTCCTTTGAACAATGGTCAACTTTCGGTTCAGGAAGTTCAAAAAGACCAACTCAACTTCTATTATAACCATTCTCAACAAACTATTGGTTGGAAGGACAGGGCGCTTCAGTATGAAATTTACGATATGTCTGGAAGAATTGTAAAATCTAGGGTTCATACTTCAGAAGTTTCCATTTCTGTTTTATCTAAAGGAGTTTATATCATCAAAATCCGTACAGATAAGGGACAATACAGTCACAAATTTATCGTAAGATAA
- a CDS encoding GH3 auxin-responsive promoter family protein yields the protein MFLDILKKNIAKFWAKSFVKSSRKFTHNAISDQEKLMLEMVAKAQNTQFGKDHNFSQIHNIEDFQRHIPVCDYESFRPYIEEIKTGKKDVLWPGTPEYFAKTSGTTSGSKYIPISYEAMPYQIAAARSALLFYIAQKNNADFVNGKMIFLQGSPELTDIHGIKAGRLSGIVAHHIPNYLQKNRLPSWETNVIDDWEAKVDKIVEETEKENMTLISGIPPWLIMYFEKLCDKHHKKIKDIFPNLQLIVTGGVNYEPYRDKIDHLIGRKIDIIQTYPASEGFFAYQNNYQEDGLLLLTNHGIFYEFIPQEDFNQPNPKRLTLKDIELNKDYALVLTTNSGLWAYLIGDVIRFISKDPYKIVVSGRTKHYTSAFGEHVIAYEVEEALRLTLEQIPAQVSEFHLAPEVTPKEGLPYHEWFIEFEEEPSDMEAFRNTLDLELRQKNSYYDDLITGNILQKLKITRLKKNAFLEYAKSEGKLGGQNKIPRLANDRKIADFFHQSEKDLIQ from the coding sequence ATGTTTTTAGATATATTAAAGAAAAATATTGCCAAATTCTGGGCAAAAAGCTTTGTGAAATCTTCTAGAAAATTCACCCATAATGCCATTTCAGATCAAGAAAAATTGATGCTAGAAATGGTTGCTAAAGCCCAAAACACCCAATTTGGAAAAGATCATAACTTTTCACAAATTCATAATATTGAAGATTTCCAACGACACATTCCTGTCTGCGATTATGAAAGTTTTAGACCTTATATTGAAGAAATAAAAACTGGGAAAAAAGATGTTTTATGGCCGGGGACTCCAGAATATTTTGCTAAAACTTCTGGAACTACTTCTGGAAGCAAATATATTCCCATTTCATATGAGGCTATGCCTTATCAAATAGCAGCTGCCAGAAGTGCTTTACTCTTTTATATCGCTCAAAAAAATAATGCCGATTTTGTCAATGGGAAAATGATTTTTCTACAAGGATCACCGGAACTTACCGATATACATGGTATTAAAGCAGGAAGGCTTTCGGGAATTGTAGCACACCATATCCCTAATTATTTACAAAAAAATAGATTACCAAGCTGGGAAACCAATGTTATCGATGATTGGGAAGCCAAAGTTGATAAGATTGTTGAAGAAACTGAAAAAGAGAATATGACGCTGATTTCAGGTATACCTCCATGGTTAATTATGTATTTTGAAAAACTATGTGACAAACACCATAAAAAAATAAAAGATATTTTCCCGAATTTACAATTAATTGTAACAGGTGGCGTTAATTACGAACCATACCGAGATAAAATAGATCACCTTATCGGAAGAAAAATAGATATCATCCAAACTTATCCCGCTTCGGAAGGATTTTTCGCCTATCAAAATAACTACCAAGAAGACGGTTTACTCCTGCTGACTAATCATGGAATTTTTTATGAATTCATTCCTCAGGAAGACTTTAACCAACCTAATCCTAAACGACTTACTCTAAAAGACATCGAGTTAAATAAAGATTATGCCTTGGTACTAACAACCAATTCAGGTTTATGGGCTTACCTAATTGGTGATGTGATAAGATTTATCAGCAAAGATCCTTATAAAATTGTGGTAAGCGGAAGAACCAAGCATTACACCTCAGCATTTGGGGAACACGTTATAGCTTATGAAGTGGAAGAGGCTTTACGCCTTACTTTGGAACAAATCCCGGCCCAGGTATCAGAATTTCACCTAGCTCCAGAAGTAACTCCTAAAGAGGGACTCCCTTATCACGAATGGTTTATTGAATTTGAAGAAGAGCCCTCCGATATGGAAGCGTTTAGAAATACATTAGATTTAGAATTAAGACAGAAAAACTCTTATTATGATGATCTCATCACGGGAAATATTCTTCAAAAATTAAAAATTACGCGATTAAAGAAAAACGCATTCCTAGAGTATGCTAAATCTGAAGGAAAACTTGGAGGTCAAAATAAAATACCTAGATTGGCTAATGATAGAAAAATTGCAGATTTTTTTCATCAATCTGAGAAAGATCTTATCCAATAA
- a CDS encoding phosphoribosylaminoimidazolesuccinocarboxamide synthase, with protein sequence MNLKYEGKTKNVYKLPNHQVLLKFKDDVTGENGVFDPGANTVGLTIEGAGKSGLRMTKHFFEVLAQKGVETHYVSADLDEVSMVVKEAQTFGKGLEVICRFRAVGSFFRRYGAYVTEGQALNSFVEVTIKDDERCDPTISDDALDILGILTKEEYVILKNKTKEICHIIKDELASKGLDLYDIKLEFGRDAVTKEIILIDEISGGNMRVYKQGTYLPPLDLEKEFLG encoded by the coding sequence ATGAATCTAAAGTACGAAGGAAAAACTAAAAATGTTTATAAACTTCCTAATCATCAAGTTCTTTTAAAATTTAAAGATGATGTAACGGGAGAAAATGGAGTGTTTGATCCAGGTGCAAATACAGTGGGATTGACTATTGAAGGGGCTGGTAAAAGTGGTTTGAGAATGACCAAACATTTTTTTGAAGTCCTAGCTCAAAAAGGAGTGGAAACTCATTATGTATCTGCTGATTTGGATGAGGTTTCTATGGTGGTGAAAGAAGCTCAAACTTTCGGAAAAGGCTTAGAAGTTATCTGTCGTTTTCGTGCTGTAGGAAGCTTTTTCAGAAGATATGGCGCTTATGTAACAGAAGGGCAAGCTTTGAATAGTTTTGTAGAAGTTACCATTAAAGATGATGAGCGTTGCGACCCAACAATTTCTGATGATGCTTTGGATATATTAGGAATTTTAACAAAAGAGGAATATGTGATTCTTAAAAACAAAACCAAAGAGATCTGCCACATTATTAAAGATGAGTTAGCAAGCAAAGGTTTAGATCTTTACGACATCAAATTAGAGTTTGGTAGAGATGCAGTTACTAAAGAAATTATCTTAATCGATGAGATTTCAGGTGGAAATATGAGAGTGTACAAACAAGGTACTTATCTTCCTCCTTTAGATTTGGAAAAAGAATTTTTAGGTTAA
- a CDS encoding alpha/beta fold hydrolase, whose protein sequence is MLHYTISGKGKETLVLLHGFLESSNIWQDFLPYLEEHFTLICIDLPGHGKSPCIAETQTMELMASAVKETLQSLPLEKFHLLGHSMGGYISLAYAEIFPEDLLSLTLFFSTYQADDDDKKENRRKSFRIIKEEFGKYVNAGVPLLFSTSERNNLQPKIQFTKQIALSTPTEGAIASLKGMIERPNRRNILNQLSAKIILLLGRHDAAVPSLQLLQDLPDADNIKAYLLDCGHQGHLEAPSICGEILKKELLLS, encoded by the coding sequence ATGCTTCATTACACCATCTCTGGGAAAGGAAAAGAAACCCTTGTATTGCTACATGGCTTCTTAGAAAGCAGCAACATATGGCAAGATTTTCTTCCATATTTGGAAGAGCATTTCACTCTTATTTGTATCGATCTTCCGGGTCATGGAAAATCTCCTTGTATTGCAGAAACACAAACTATGGAATTGATGGCTTCCGCAGTAAAAGAAACCTTACAAAGTCTTCCTTTGGAAAAATTCCACCTTTTGGGACATTCTATGGGAGGCTATATTTCTTTGGCTTATGCTGAAATTTTCCCTGAAGATTTATTATCGCTTACCTTATTCTTCTCCACTTACCAAGCGGATGACGACGATAAAAAAGAAAATAGGAGAAAATCTTTTAGAATCATCAAAGAAGAATTTGGTAAATATGTAAATGCGGGAGTGCCTTTGCTCTTCTCAACTTCCGAGCGTAATAACCTCCAGCCTAAAATACAATTTACAAAACAAATCGCTTTAAGTACTCCTACCGAAGGTGCTATTGCTTCTTTAAAAGGAATGATTGAGAGACCCAATCGAAGAAATATCCTCAACCAACTTTCTGCAAAAATCATTCTTTTACTCGGCAGGCATGATGCAGCTGTCCCTTCATTACAACTCTTACAAGATCTTCCTGATGCTGATAACATCAAAGCTTATTTATTGGATTGTGGACACCAAGGACACTTGGAAGCTCCTTCTATATGTGGGGAAATTCTCAAGAAAGAACTGCTTTTATCTTAA